A segment of the Hippopotamus amphibius kiboko isolate mHipAmp2 chromosome 8, mHipAmp2.hap2, whole genome shotgun sequence genome:
cagagggggaggtgggggaaatgggtgtAGGtgatcaaaaggcacaaacttccagttataagttctGGGATGCAATGTACAGAATGGtaactgtagttaacaatactatttTGCATatctgaaatttgctaagaggatagatcttaaaagttctcatcatacaGAAAAACACtgtatgtgaggtgatggatattaactaaacttattgtggtaatcattttgcaataattACATATATCAAGTCATTAGGTTGTATACcataaactaatacaatgttatatatcaattatatctcaataaaactgcaaaaaaaagatGCTTTACATCATGTCATAAGGgaattgcaaattttttttcccatatctttattggagtacgattgctttatactgttgtgctagtttccgctgtaaaacaaagtgaatcagctgtatttatacatatatccccatatcctctccctcttgagccttcctcccaccctccctatcccagccctctaggtcatcaccaatcatcaagttgatctccctgtgttatgtagttgcttcccactagccatttactttacttttggtagtgtatattgtcagtactactctctcactttgttccagcttctcctccccctctccctgccccatgtcctcaagtctgttctctacatctgcgtctttattcttcctctgccactgagttcatcagcaccgtattttgattccatatatatgcgttagcatacagtattcgtttttctctttgacttatctcactctgtatgacagactctaggtccatccacctctctacaagtaactcaatttcattccttttttggctgagtaatagtccattgtatatatgtaccacatcttctttatccattcatctgtggatggacatttaggttgctgccatgtcctggctattgtaaatagtgctgcaatgaatactggggtgcatgtatctttttgaattatggatttctcagggtatatgcccagtagtgggattgctggctcatatggtagttccgggaatcacaaattaaaacaacaataagataccactacaaGCCCATTAGACTGGCCAAAACCCAagacactgacaacaccaaatgctggtaaggatgtgaagcaacaggaactttcatttctggtgggagtgcaaaattgtgcagtcactttggaaaacaatttggcagtttcctttctttctttttttaagtaaaatcacttttattttcataaataaaaagatatttcagtATATAAACAACACTTTTACCAGGATATGTTAGCTGTCATTATCTGGTTTAAACTAAGTATGCAGTAGTTAACACAAACTGTTACATCTCTCTATGACATTCACGCAACTTCTTTATATTTGTTAAGTTCCCCAAATTTCCAACACCATTtcaaagaatattatatataatgggATAGTTTAGTCACAAAGTGTCACCTTTGCTGAGTCAACAGAATATTTACTATCTGCTTATGTTAAAGTTGCCAATTACTGATTAAATGTAATACCAGTATTTACTGCACTTTACCGAAGCACTGAGCATATGACATGTTTTCATCCCACGTATGGTCGTATGACCCATAAAAATGTTACTGTGAAAATTTAGTAACTAGGCTAATGAGCACTAGTTCCTCAAATAAATAGATCTTACAGGCCAAGGGTAAGAAGCTGGCATCAAGTACTGTTTACAGTTTTGTCAGTAAATGGTATAGAGCACAGAAAATACAGTGAGATTCAAGTGTTTTCCTATAAAcgacaaaataaaactaaatgttcAGTTATTACTCCACTTATTTGGAAGCTGCAgcttcaaatattaaatattatatagcaaGGAGTAATTAGCATTTCCATGTACTAAAAAAACCCTCACTGATTCTATGTCGCATTTTCCCCCAAGAGTATAAACTATGATTTAACTAATCGTTTATTTGAATACAATATTGATTCAGATAGGCATAATCTActtatttttcataatgaaatgttTATTGCTATCTCAATACTTTATGCagattttacttatttctcaGAGAATTGCTGTGTGGATTCAAAGGCTTATTTATGTacgtgcttagcacagtgcctggtacagactAAGCTCTCAACATACACTACTGTTACTATTTCTATTATTTGAATTGATCTGTCATTTATCATAGAAAAATTAGCTACCGCCCCAGGTGAATAATCAGGAGATAAACCTATAGGTGTTAAAGTATCATGTATCCACTATTTCCCAGGTTTGTGTATATATCAAACTATTTCAGGTATTACAAGCTATTTTTAAGATATACTGTATCTGTTTGCTAAGTTTTTGCTGTGGTGTTGGCCTAAAGCAATGCAATTCTGAAGGATAAGTGTATTAGAAAACCATATAAAAACCATGTACACTGAAATCGGGTAACAAAGGCATTTTACTCTAATTTCTATTAACAAAGAAGTAGAGATTTACCAATGTAATTCAGGACAACCTATCTTGTTTAGGTTTaaagttctttcttttcatcATGCAGTATTTGACTTCTGCAAAAACATTTTCACTCTGTCTTTTCACATAGAAACACTAAGAGCTGATAGAAAGTTCTGTCCCCTAAGTAAAAAAATCCATTagaaaaagtactttaaaaaatactgtaggTTTGTTTATTGAAACTGAAATGAAGTGCAGGACTACCAACACAGGGGTAAGTTCTTAAATGGTCTCAGCATACCTATGAACACTGATATGCGAGTAAATTATAGATTCTAACATGTGTAAGGGATTTGGTATGAAGATTTTTTGAtctttaaaagtgattttttttttcccaccagaaAAGGTAACTGACACAGAATATAACAAGTCTGTGCTACAAGTGACATAATGGAGTGTGCAAAAAAACTGTCTCTGTTAAAAATCGGCTCCTGTCATTCTTTTGGTATCAAataagaggaaggaaaataaacattttttgtgaAGATAGAAAAACATACCTGAAACCACACGATTCTGGCCTATAGTGTATTACCCTGAAACTTAGTACTACCCAgagttcagggaaaaaaaaacccaaccgcCAAATATGCCCTTTAGAGGCACAATAAAAATCTTTCACAGCTTGTCCTGATTAAAAAGGAGTTTGGAAACAAAGCATGAAGCATTCCCGCTTTGTTAAAAATCAAGAACAAATAAACTGAAGGCAGATTCCCTCCAAATGTACTAAATTAATCTATAGGTTTCAAAGAAATCATTTCAAGACATATGAAGCTCCATGGTTTATCTTATCTACTGCAAGAGAAGCTCAAAGTGCGCACTATACTCTATCAATGTATTTTAGGAGATATAGCACCCAGTGTTCTTTTGAGGTTTGATATCTGGTTCTTTCACAGGCTTCACCACTTCTTCTGGTTTGGGTTTAGCACTGTTGTCCTTGGGTCTTTTGGTGAGATCAAAAGCAGCCAACGTTTCTGGTGTCCAGTGAGTGCTTGTAGGAGGAAAGTCGAAAGGTACAGGCTCTACGAGACCGTAATTTGCTTTGAGTTCCAGTTGTGGGTCTTCTGTTGGAACTTTGTGAAAGTAAATAAACCCATTTTCTCTCTGACATTTTTCTAGGGTGTTCTTCACAAGACTTCCAAGTTTTCTAAAGAACAAGTGTCCCGAAGGTTTCACTTTGGTTCAGGTCCTTTGGTTTCTCCATATTCTTTGCATAATGCTTCTGcctttgtatatttttctgcCTCTTGGAGAGATCTAACTGCTTCACCACACTTATCACTAGCCAACAAAGTCTGACCATGATAACAATAAGCATAAGCTGTGTAGAAACACATTTTCAAGTGAAGATATTTTCTCCATTTAGCAGAGTATGGCAGGCTCCAAACTGGATAAAGCACGATCAGTTTTTTGATAGAAATTGGCTGTTTCATATTGCTGGGCAGCAATTAGTCCAGGAGCATGTTTCAGCTCAATCGCTCGAGCAATTGTTATTTCTTGAGCTTCAGCCTGACACTGGATAATGTAAGCTTCTATGAGTCGTGCCTCTAAGTCCCTCCCCTTTTCTGCAGGTGTAATAAATTTTGGGATATGACTTTCCTCTAAATGCTTAAAAATTCCAGCTGCAATTTTTAAGTTTCGATGGACTTCTTTTGCTTCATCCtctgttatgttttcttttccagcCAGTCTTGAAGCATATTTGGTATACCATAAAGCTACATTAAATCCCATGGAAATTAATTCAAAAACAGCTTCCTGCTGGGCACTTGGAACCTGTCCCTGTAATGTATCAGTCCACTTGAAACTCTGAATATATCGTGTAACTTGCTTTCCTGGGAGGATTCATCCAATGAATTAATGAAACCTTGTAAAAGCGAAAAGTGTGAATCTGCTGCATTCTTCATCGAGTCTGGATTACAGCTCAAATCGGCGAACGATTCAAGCAGTCGTGCTCTAGATGATCTCAAGTCACTGCAAACTTTTGAAGCAGCAGGGCCAGTGACTACGCCATAGTAGTTAAAAGGGACAGGAGCTGTGGCTTTTAATGGGTTCCTATGAAACCAATGTGTCATTTTCTCCAGATGTTTCCGAATTTCTCAGAGTCTCCACAGCACCCCTCCAAGAGGGAAGAAAGGGCAGTTTCTTATAAACCTAAACATACTCTTAGCATATGACTCAGCAATGATGCTCCTTGGTGTCTACCCAAAGGAGCTGGAAACTTATGTCCACAGAGAAGCCTGTacagaaatgtttatagcagttttattcgtaactgccaaaacctggaagcaaccaagatgtcctgtAGTGGTTAAATGGAGACACTGTACCACATCCATACAAGGGAATGTTTGtcattcagcactaaaaagaaatgagctaccaaacaatgaaaagacatggaagaaacttaaatgcatactaAGCAAAGgatgccaatctgaaaaggctacatactgtatgattctaactataaGACATtgtggaaaaggtaaaactatggagagtaaaaaaatcaatcaatcagtggttgccagagtctCTGGAGGAAGGACGGATGGATATGTagagaacagaggatttttaggaagTGCAACtaccctgtatgatactataatggtggctACATGTCTTAAACATTTGTCTAAGtttataaaatgtacaacaccaacCGTGAACCTTAATGTGTAAACTGTGgtctttgggtgataatgatgtgtcagtgcaggttcatcaactgtaataaatgtaccattctgatggagatgttgataatgggggagccCATGCATGGGGCAGGGAGTgtttgggaaatctctgtaccttcttgccaattttgctgtgaacttaaaactgctctcaaaaataaactccattacataaaacaaattcaataatGAATAACTGagcaaagcaaagaaagtaaaaaaaaaaaaagtaaaagacctTTGTTGGTAATCTACAAAGTTCACTTCAAGTCACCTTCGCAGCCCCAGGTCCTAGCCTTCTAAGGAGATGTGGACAGAGTGTGGGTCAAGCCCCTGTGCGATGCGAGAGGCGAGGAGAGGGGGTGGTCTAGGCCTGGCCTGAGCCTCTTTGCCGGTAGCTGCCAGAGGGAATCAGCGGGGAAGCTCTGAAAAACAGGAATGCTCAGGCCCCACCGCACACCAGCTGAGAGTTTCTGGTGGCAGCGTCTAGCTCTGCGGGGTTGAAAAGCGCTCCAGTTTATTCTAACGTGCAGGCGGAGCTGAGACTCGCCACGAGATAGCCGCGGCGGGTGGGTTGCGCGGGCTGGGGGTCAAGGtgtgagaggaaaaagaaacagcccCGGAGAAGGATGCGTGACCCCCACCCAGGGCAGTCACATGCTTGGATGCTCACTTGAGCCGCGCGCTTCCCAAGGGCCTGCGGCCAGACGCCACACTCTCAGCAGTTTCACCTCACGAACAGGTGTCCCCAGGGCAGGCGCGCTAACCTTCTGCCCCAGGAGGAAGGAGACCGGGTCGGGTACTGGCGCGGACCGCACTTCTCGCCGCGTGTAACGGTCCAGTCCGGGAGCCACGCGCGGGCTCGGCGAAGGGCTTTGTCGCGTTTCCCACTCTACCGCCACGGAACGCGCGATCACACCAATTCGGACTTCACTTTGGTGACACGATTACGCATGGGTGACCACGTATTCTTCCTAGCGCATTTCCTCCTACACTTGCTCACTGATCACCCCTAAAACTAAAAACAAGCAAGCACACACATTTAAGAACACGAACGAAAGACGTGCGCGCGAGAACCAGCACACAGACAAGTGGACCCAGCGCCTGTCCAGCGCCAGGCGGGTGGCTTCCCGGTCCCCGGTCGCCACGGCACCCACGCCCTCCGCGCACCCGCCCGCGGCTCCGCACCTCGCTCTCCCCGCTATCTCTGCCCTCGGCTACCCGAGAAACTACCTCGGGGGCCCGAATACCGTGGGGACCCAGGAAGGAGGaaccccgcccccagcccgccACGGCGTCCGGGCTCCGGGTCCCCGCCCCAGAGCGGCCGGCCCGCGCCATCGGCGCTCGGAGAGCGCTGGTCCTGGAAAGGGGGGGGACGAGGACCGGAAATGTGTAGCGCCAGCGCGGCCCGCCCGCCAGGCCGGTCTAGCGGCTCTGCGGCGCTTTAAGGCGGCTCACTTCCGCCGCCGACCTGGGGGCGGGGAAAGCGGCGCGCGCGCCACGCGGGGGCCGCCTCCGGAGCCGTAAGTAGAGGCCGGGCCGCGCCGCGGGCCCCGGTGCGTGGCAGGCAGGCCCGGCTCCGCGCGGGCCGGCGCGCCCTGGGCCCTCGGCCGGGAGGTGGCCGGCgcccccggggcggggcgggctgcCTGCGCGGCGAGGGGGGCGCCTCTCCCCAAGCTCCCGCCCCTGCGGCGCCGGCCTCCGCAGCTCCGGGGCCCGCGGGAAGGACGTGCGTACCTGTCGGCCCTTCACCTGGGCGGGCGGGGGCGGAGTGGGCGACGCCGGGGAGGCCTCCGAACCGCGGGTGGCCGAGTGCACGGGGACCCAGGGACTCGCTCCCAGCGAGCGACTCGGAATCCACGAGCGGCTCTCACCTTCAGTCTCCGGGAAGTGGAGCTGCGTCGACCGTGTATATCCAGCGGGTGTCATAAAGCAGGATAATCATACCGTTCACCCCAAGTTTAAGGTCAGGTTTGAGTCCGTGGTGGTCGCAGTGGAACGCACTGATTtagagggagtgagggaagaaCAAAGCACCACAAAATGCCCTGCTGACCGCAGCTGGTTGCAGCCACAGTCCACGCGGGCCCGAGCAGTTTTAGGAAGCGCTACTTTCTACGCGGCCCTGGGCTATCACCCCCGCTTCGCTCACTCTTACCCCGCGGCGAATGCACTGAGTGGTTCCAGCTGAGTACACACGGCATCCTGCACCTTTCGCATGAATTCAGAGCGAAATCTCACTTCCCAGAAGAGCTCTGCAAAAGGAATCAGAGAAAGCCTTCCCCCAACCCTGTTTCTTCTTTTGAACTTGTAAAACATCCTTAAGAAGCATTTGGGGCTTCTAAAGAGATGATGATGCATTTTTCTGGCTAGAGCGTCACTCGGGATTCTTTTGCCCCACAGCTTGGAGGGAGCAGAAAGCCGGGCGCGGGCGACATGGCCCTGGTGCCCTATGAAGAGACCGCGGAAATGGGGCTGCAGAGGTTCCACAAGCCTCTGGCCACCTTCTCCTTTGCAAACCACACGATACAGATCAGACAGGACTGGAGGCAACTGGGAGTCGCAGCGGTGGTTTGGGACGCGGTGAGTAAGCCCCGGGGGGCCTCTGAAAACTTCCGCAAGTGATTGTAAGactggtct
Coding sequences within it:
- the METTL21A gene encoding protein N-lysine methyltransferase METTL21A isoform X6, coding for MALVPYEETAEMGLQRFHKPLATFSFANHTIQIRQDWRQLGVAAVVWDAAVVLATYLEMGAVELRGCSVVELGAGTGLVGIVAALLAGIPGD